ctctcagaatccgatgggatggtaatccgacatgaccggaacgagttcaggcgcaggaccaacggctttacgtgctttccgagacacctgagtgtacacacttccaacttccagacttcgtcctactattgagaattttctgacagaaaaacccaatacctTTTAactggtccgacctgggaattgaacccaagacatCCGGGCTTGCAGCCtaacattaagccactagaccaatgaggcaatcaacaacaacaacaacattcTCTTAACACGTAAATAGTAGAtagttgaataatttattacgtaataaaGTATAGTACGTTATTTTTGTAACGATATAAAGGTTTTGGCTCTTATTACATCTTCTTTTCGAGAAAAACCACatagttcaaaatatatttgtttcttaaatcagtcgCTGCGGTGGTATTGAGGCGAAaagaatgttattaattaacatatttaaattaaaagaacctCATTGTCAGTCCTTGTAGATAGAAAAAGCAGTGTGTGAATGTGATCGCGTGCTGACAGCGTCCAGGGGACACGCGAGTGACATAAATTTTACTAATAGTAAttgttatagtttaaaaatcCTATTTAGTCGACCTGTGACTGGCAATTCCTCTAAGGTAAAGACTAAaactaataaacaaaactttctTTAACTGTTTATGACGTTTATACAGTATAGACGAGTGTAATTAAACTTTGGTTAATGTGTTATTAATGTTACCTAAATATTAGCCTGAACATAACCAAAGTGCAACTCCAATTTAGTTTTCCATtgaaaattttactaatttacaaACTATTCCGTTTAATTAATgcaaaattcataattttttatttgattttatatgcGTAAATCaagttttaagttaaaaataaaatattctagtaTACTATCTTATATATCCGTGAGTTGTTTCAAATCAAACGCATAGCCTAATATTTGCTTTATAGAAATAATCacgacagtaacagcctgtgaatgtcccactgctgggttaaggcctcctctccctttttgaggagaaggttttggagcttattccaccacgctgctccaatgtgggttgacacacatgtggcagaatttcagtgaaattagacactcacaggcaggtttcctcacgatgttttccttcaccgacaagcacgagataaattataatcagcctgaatccacgatcatcagttaagattcacgcgttttttttctgtcatttttcttatttatatacgtGACGGTTATTGACAagaatactaaataattaatttcatatatataagctaATCGTCTcgacttcgcacgggtagataagaagaaaaatataatttgtatttggggaaggagtaactgtgacaaatttcaaatcaatcggacGGATAGTTTATcttgtatttataaagataaatttactatattttattatagataaataatctaGATCTGTAAAAGGATTTATTTGTAAACcccttttgttttatttttataacgatataaaGCTTTTGGCGCTTATTTCATCTTCTTTTTGAGAAAAACCACATCTCTTCTCAtagttcaaaaatatatttgtttcttaaatcagtcgCTGCGGCTGTATTGAGGCAAAAAGAATGTTATTGATTAACATATTTCAATTACAAGAACCACATTGTCAGACGTTGTAGATAGAAAAAGCATAATAATGTGATCATGCGCCGAGGGCGAAGAGGACGCGCTGGTGACATCTGAAATTTTATTGACTTAAAGCACTCTCTTAAACAGTCTATACCGTTTGATTGAATACTTTAATTGGCAATACTGATATTGGTATATTGTTTATTGATACTTCACGTTTAGACCTAGATATAAAATACGTTGACCGGGTGATAAACGGCCACCGTCGTCCATAAACATtgtcgctgtaagaaatattaatcatgccTTCAATTCATTGTCAATGTGTTACCAACcttaatcttagttcccaatagtatcccaaggttggtggcgcattggtgatgtaagcgattgttaacatttcttacaatgccaatgtttatgggcgttggtgaccacttaccatcaggtggctcatatgctcgtccgccttcctattctataaaaaaaaataccttgagAATTAATACATACCACATACCgtatgtgcctgtagttatatgaaaaatttcaCGATGACCGGTTGAGTAGTTAGACGTGCAAGCGTTACAAAgaaacaaatgtaaaaaaaaaattatattactgaggataatatatttaatgatatacttatattatatattttattattacaaatatttctgAATACGGATAGAACCCACGACACTCGACCTTCAAGACAGTGTTGCTGCCACTGCGCTATAATAAGCCGCAtagattacattttaatgtaattaatagtaTGTTTAAAGCTAGTTTCACGGATCAGGCAAATAGAGCGAAACGAGAATGCTTCCAAATAATTTCCTCGGTCATTGAACCTATTTTTTTAGGGTTCCGTACAAGAGAAGGTTCAGAAATCAACAGTAAAAATGTGGAATTAATTAAAGCGATATAATGGTTAAAATTTTGTcaacatatttacttttataaaatgcttaaaaaaattaaagcactCTCAAATCTGAAAATAAACTCATCGTATCAGAAATATGACATTTTAACGTTACACATTTACGTTGACTAAGGCTTCACCTTGAATTTTTCCTACCGCCACACTAAATAAAGGATAAGTTATGTATCGATATTTTACGGAATCCTCAGTGCACGACACCCACTTGACTTTTAAGGATTCCAACCttcgtataaataaatgaaacattcTTAGGATCGTTATTGTGTTTGTCGGTGTGCTTATAACAGAGTATTTTCTGAATTGAATCGACGAAAACGTTAAAAATTAGAACTCAACATATTTAAGTAACCTAATTACGGTCGTATCGCGTACAATAATCGAATTTTAATttcagttaattaaaaaaaattataagacgaatcaaataaaaaggaaactttatttatttatttaataggaagcCAACATTGCatacaatattaacatagtCTTATaggtaacttatatataaaaaggaaaaatataaatatatgttatgagAAATACAAAAAGAAATCAATATCTGAATAAATACGCAATATAGAGCCTCACTCACTCATACAATACAGACAAACGTAAATACTAGTCATTTAATTCCCAAGATTAACGGTATACTACGGAACACTCTCTACGCGAACCCCTTTTTCACttgacatatatttttcaatgattTTAGTAAGAAGGATGATTGCTTAGtactagattatttttatttgatttgagatCGTTTAGCCTTGAGTTTTGAGTCTTTGTGCGATACGACAGtacagtgtttttttatttattgtaaattaaataaataataaactaattgtagatgtagtttattataaaataataataattacggtTTACATactttatgtacagacatttttataaattttttaattaatatttaaaattgtttcaaaataattgaactaaaacatattatttatatttatttttttaataacaaaataatatcatatatatagatattatttgcACACATTTTATTTGCGAGCAAAAAATAACGGTTACTTGATAATAATGATGGCCGCCCGTGGACATTAAAGCACCAGGGGAAGTAAAAATCTTGGTATTTGAGGTACGAGTTTATTTCAATTCGGAATATGGTTTCATAGCTTCCAGGTACGTAGCAGAAAATATCGGGATTATGAAATAAGGCCAAGTATCCAGATTCATCCATTTGTTTTTGCGACTTGATGGACGTAGATCTTAACCGAAAATCGCAGGTCAAGCaccatttagtttttatataattaatttgtatttataattcatctcgataTGATTGgtaatgaaggaaaacatcgtgagataaACTGCCTGCTATGATGATACACGGACAATACATATTCATGTTACAAAAtactaattgttttattattgtaaatttacaccgataaaatataatcaattgaattattttaattagtattctgaggtttttcatcaaaatcggttgagccAAAAATTTATAGCAACTTAAATTTTACGTACATATTTACTCCGTGGATAATACAAATAGAACACGGGAAAAGCGGCGGAGCACAACTACGGAAAAGCGCGTTTaacgaaattgtattttaactGTAATTTTAGTATCTctgtaactattattaattgttttaatgataaaacGCCGCTGTGATGGTTgtcgttttattaataatgattgtcattgtatttattgttttttttgttgtttgggAACATGGTGCTGCCAATCAATatgattcaattattttaaacataattatatatatatatatatatatatattttttttttttttttttttttatagaataggaaggcggacgagcatatgggccacctgatggtaagtggtcaccaacgctcttagacattagcattgtaagaaatgtcaaccatcgcttacatatccaatgcgccaccaaccttgggaactaagattttatgtcccttgtgcctgtaattacactggctcactcacccttcaaaccggaacacaacaataccaagtattgctgttttgcggtagaatatctgatgagtgggtggtacctacccagacgagcttgcacaaagccctaccaccagtgaatatatatgtatatatatatatatatatatatatatatatatatatacatatatatttatatgcgccgggatggcaaatgactctactccactttcacgcctcgtttgaaggaacccgggttgtaagaggaggggaacacgtgagctggtaaggaatttcattttttggaagtCAATATTTCCTTGTAATGTTTAGATAAGTGATGAATGTTCTTGAAagaaaattttgatttatttctctcttttatattttaataatctaattttttcaattatttctttttacaatttatgtattgttgataaaaattttttgaaataagtttaaataactgaaagttatttgaaaacatattcaaattttttttttacaaaactttgtaaaacttataCATATGTTAATCTAATCGAGTAAAATCATAAATCAATTAGTTCTACgtgaatacattttaaattacttttctaTGCTATATCCGTTTAGAGACCATTTGACAATTGGTcgatcaatatttaattttgcgaTTACACAGATCGATCCACTTTATTCTATCGAGTGACCGAAGCGAATTGTTTTGCAAACAATATAAATAGTTGTAGTTAAAGCACTGGGAACAGTTCGTAGCGCGCCGCTGACACGTTCAACCGTTACCGTCCGGTAGTGTTTACTAATAACATTCGAATTATGATGTTATGAGCATTCTCTAGTTTCAAAATGTCAgcgtttatattgattttaatttttatcgtgACCGTTTGCGACTCTTTGAGTATAGGAGTTAATCGAAATGTGACGAAACGTGATACAGACGTTAACTTTTTTCCCGATTGGGTGCCCTTTAAGAACAAGCACGGCGATGAGCTAGGAGAATTTATTGATGTTGCTAAGCCTAAGCCAAAGAAGAGGTTGGCACCGCCAGTCAATTTCATAATGAGAGCTGTTGCTGATTCAGAAGCTGatgattattatgataaaagtcAAGGTGGTGGTGATAGCGATGATTACTATGAGAAAAAGGAATGGTCTGATCAAAATAGACCTGGCCAAAAAGTTGATTCCATTAAATTAGTGAATAATACTAATTTATCAGATATAGAaggaattgtaaatataatcacGAAACCTAGTGACAATCCTGTTCTTAAGGCGCTAAAGCAGGGTAGGAAATCCTCAAGACGCAATAACGATAAACCAAAGCGTGAAAACGAGGAAGAATTTGTAGTTAAAAGGGACTCCGAAGACAGTGTGAGAgaagtaaatgaaaataaagaaaCCGTTTCAGATTCGAAAAACGAAAATGAAGAAACGAATTCAGATTCGAAAAATGAGGATACATTGCAAGAGAAAAGCTTAGAAAAAAATGAGGAAGATACAGAAGAGAAAGATGAAGATGAcgataaaattgaaaatgaagACAAAGGTAAAACTGACGACGACAGTGAAGGTACTGGTCAAAAAGAGGAAAACAAAGAAGTTTCAAAGAAAAATGATGACAATGAGAGTGCTGATTATGATGAAACCACTATGGAAAACGAAAAAAATGAACCTGATAAAAATGATgtagaaaaaaatgaaaaagaacGAGAAAATGAGGAGAAAAAAGCAAAAATACTCAATAGTGTTGATGAATTAAAACAAAGACATGCAGACGAACAGCGTTCAATATCAGAGAAGATTAAAGAAGAAGAAATGTTTGAAGAAGAATTAGAGAGAGAATTAGAAAGAACTGGAACAAAAAGACATAGTAATGATAAATATGCCCACCCTGGCGCAAAATGGAAAAAGATTACAAAAGATTACGATGATTTCGAAGATCAAGAACCATCGTTTaaggataaatataaaataaaccagcttaaaacaacaacaactgctactactactactagaaCAACAACTTCACCGATAAAAACAACGAAACAAAGACGaaagacaaataaaattgaagatgCTAAACTTTCCGTATTTAGAAATCCTAATTTGTACACAGTGAATGACGACGACGATTATTTAACAACAACTTCTAGACCAAAAAAGTCTAGGATACGAAAGCCTGAAAAATTCTCCTCTAAATATTCAGATAGTGACAATGTTAGAATATCACTAGTCCCGGTAGACACTGATTCAAAAGAGGGAGAACCAACACTATTCTTCCCAAAGATGCGAAAAAACAAACGCAAATTTAAGATTAAGACAACAACACCCATTCCCGATAACACAGCTGATTTCAGCGAGGAAAAAATTATTGACCGGAAAAATAGACCTGCATCTAGGACGGATTCACATACTGAAAGCAGTCCATCTGCATCGGATGCATATTCATCTGCATCAAACACTGCACCATCCGCGGAAACTGGTCCTTCGGCAGATGACAGCGATGCCGCTCATGCTTCGACAGAGAAAAAAGAGAGCAAGAAAGAAGGAAACTATCACCGTGAAACAGGTCAGTTAAATACTATTTTCTAGTAGCtcattaaaagtatttgttttattgaagGTGCAAAGTCCATGTTTGTTTATGCTTATGTATTCTAGAAAGTTCTATTTTTTTGGATCCATCTTATAAGATACATTTTACCAAATGCCTTCAATTTGCATGAACCTTTTACGTTCTACTTACGTTATGAAATATTTGGGTTCTTGTCGCAGCTACAGACATTTTGACAAAACATTGGTTACAGTCCAGACGTCGAAAGTCATGGTATTCTCAACCTTAAGAGCTGAAGAATAGGGTTAGgtcaatatatgtttatagtGGGTTTTTTTGTACTGCTCCAAATACCTAATTCCTTTATCAAAGGTCTGGTACTAAAACCCGgtcaatgataaaaatatgatacattTACCTCAATACCTAATGATATatgaatttcttatatttttataatactatatgtatatgaaatcaaatgtatattatatttttataattgtataattgatACAGTCGTATTTACTGAATAAGAACATCTCCTTAAAAGTGTATATTGAATCCAACACGCCGGCATCTTGGTGCAATTGTCAGTATATTAAAAACTtgggtacatttatttatttccccGAGATGCAACCACTCAGCTtccttattgtttatttattataaaggaaAAAAGATTTAAGCGACAAAAAACATAAAGCGACAAATAAACGTTATTCATTTTGTTGTGTCATTACATAatcatagataaaatataattgtggtTAAATACATCCCAATATACCTGTActgtaatttaaacaattacaaGTCCAGTCCTAGCGTGTACGAAGCAAGATATACTATAGTTGACAAGTGTTTGAAACAAAGATGTAATCTCAATTACCTCAAAGCCCGATGGTAcgataatccgacacgatcggagagAGATCAAGCGCTTGCTTAAAGCGATTTCCGCCGCACGCAATTTACGAGTACATGTTTCTAACACCGACATAACTGGGGGATGGATTCGATTCCAACtgactattattgtatttattcggatcggaacaTAATCGTtatgatgttaacataatatgtatacgttatatcaaaaacaaacttaattggtaacttttatggcaatagtcgataattaaattaaagaatagaaaaACGTAATAAccggcaacgattacgcttcgattcgtttgcgataaaatgacaatttgttagtagaaatGGCCTCCTGTTATTAGCCAAACTCGATCCTTATCCGTTTTCGACCTTGCTCTATAACAGGTAATAAGCTAAACATTAGACCTATGAAACACACatagtcaaaatctttattaaagtcaaaatatatatatttactttatggtataactttgtgtaagcccgtctgggtagttaccaatcactcatcaaatattctaccaccaaacagcaatacttattattgttgtttgatAGATGAATGaatgagtgagtgagtgagaaggacataacatcttagttttcaagacTGGTGGCATAGTGACGATGTGaacgatgattaatatttcttacagtgtgtaatgggcggtggtgaccactaaccgtTAAATGGCCTATTTGTCAGTCTATacattatgtatacatttataatagtaaatataaaaacgaattattaaataaaaacatatatttttcctttaacTTAAATGTGGCATTTAAAGCCTTAAAAGGTgacatttgatatttaaaaaaagctgcCATCTTCCGTATTTATTCCTACCAGAGTATTAGAGTTTCATAAATTTCAAACGgattgcaaaatatatatttgaaaactgtgtttattttaagatttttcttGATAAGATCCTTGAAAGGAAATTCATTTCAAAGTTAAAAGTGCTTAAGTTATCCTTTTATTTAAACtgaataattgttttaagcGAGGTTACTCCATTATAGTTTCAATGGCTGATCTAATAATGAATAGACATTAACTTAGATAATTTAAGCTTAgagatttcaaatttatttaaaaaaactactgaAGTTAATGCAATTAACCTAGAAAGGGTTTTTGTTGGAACTCGGCAGCCTGATTTCTTTCATAAtcgttatattttgttaattttttatttgaattttcaaaagaaaattgAGGAACCTACCTAATTAACACCACACAAATgctctaaaaataattagtagTTACATACTGACACTTAATcaaccataaataaattaatcatataatgCAAGACGCATTATATGATTCTTCAAACTTAAGGGACGGTTTTTTTGTTGTGCCCGGTGTATTCTCCGAAAAAACTAATCAAattgttaattgtttatttactatatataaatatatatttgttattagtcCGAATTTGaaccggttgacgtggttggtcaacctttgcctttcacgccgaagggtgtgagttcgattcccacccagggcagacatttgtgtgcatgaacatgtctacttgtcctgagtctaggtgtaattatctatgtaagtatgtatttacaaaagaaacgtagtacatgtagtatatcagttgtctggtttccatcgtacaagctctgcttagtttgagatcagatagCCCTGTGTAAATAATCAGCATGAATCGCGCTTGGAATGAAACTCCAGAATTTacgacatataaatatatatagcatattttctagaaaatactgtctactttatttattattgtctagcattatttttgtacaataaagtttttttttaacttagttATGCGtgtcaagtaaataaataaactatagatAATATCTAAGAacataatttagttattatataagccgagatggcctagtggttagaacgcgtgaatcttaaccgatgatcgtggggtaaaacccgggcaagcaccactgtattttcatgtgcttaatttgggtttataattcatctcgtgctttacggtgaaggaaaacatcgtgaggaaacctgcatgtgtctaatttcattgaaattatgccacatgtgtattctaccaacccgcattggagcagcgtggtggaataagctccaaaccttctcctcaaaagggataggaggccttagcccagcagtgggacattaacgggctgttactgtactgtactgtatttatatgtacgtatatgTATGTCCTCCGAGCATCTTTCTGTGGGATAGAGGGTCCCCCCTCTACTACTACGGAACTACTGATCACAACTTCAGtgttagtagttttttttcgtttgtttgtgtgtgcaataaagatatTTCTTATTGCTCTTTAACTTAAAAACGAACAAATAAAACCTGCGGTTTTAGTATTCATTCCGTTGAAGttagataatatattactaCAGAGCTAAGTGAATTGATAACTTGAATACAATAAGGTGATAATGCAATCATTCATTTCACAATGATAATGATTCAATAGattgaaatcaaataattatgacAGTTGCATGTTAACGAGTACGAACACTAAAGCGAAAGATATTGGAGACGTAAATGTTACAAGAAGAGTTGCCAGATACTATTCACGGGTATGCAAAAAGCCGAAAATTACCatatacttactggtggtaagcCTTTGTGCAAACTcttctgagtaggtaccacccactcatcagatattctaccgcaaaatagaagtacttggtattgttgtggtccggtttgaagggcgagcgagccagtgtaattacaggtacaagggacataacatcttagttagcGACCACTAccgtggcccatttgctcgttcgcCTGCATATACTGTAAAAAAATCGTAATCTGTCTACAAATGAGAATTGATAGAATAacagttgtaatatttttttttctctccgACACCACCCACCGGAATGATTCATTCCAGTGGATtcctaaaataatttgaattactaaatatttaatatctagcaagatttattcaaaatatctgTGAACAACCCACTCCTGGATACTGactacatttcttttttaagaAAGTGTGTTGTTAGGTtctggtttgaacccaggatcatcggttaaaattcatgtgtagtaaccactagaccatctggGCTCTTGGGCgcttataatacatctcgtgatCGGCGATGATAGAAAACATTGAGGAAATATGCAcgtgactaatttcactgatattctgccacatgtgtatccaaccatgaaataaactccaaatcttTTGCTTAAAGGAGATGCTCAGCTGTGGAACATTCACTTAccatggctcagtggttagaatgcgtgaatcttaatcgatgatcgtgggttcaaacccgggcaagtaccactgagttttcatatgcttaatttatgtttataattcatcttgtgcttggcggtgaagataaacatcgtgaggaaacctgtatgtgtttaatttcattgaaatttagccacacgtgtattccaccaagccgcattggagcggtgtggtggaataagctccttacTTTCTCCTCAAGGataggaggctttagcccagcagagggacattcacaATCTGGTACAGTGTAGTTTCGCAATGGTttagaaaacatatttattgcGTTAACTGTGAAGGTCATTGGTTTAATTATCCATCCTTTTTTACCGTAACTAGTGACGGTTAATATTCATCGTTTAGTAATTGAATCTGAGACGAATAGATTGCACACGACCTCAAGGTATGATGAGTTTTTTAAAGTAGTTCTATCGATGCTTCAGAAATCAATTTCGCTTAAAATGGAGCGTCAATTATATTGCAAGTGATATTGAAAGTTTTctcatttatttgttattactcAAATGCGACAGAGCTAATAGGCGTACTGCTTTATGCCGATTCTGCTTACTAAACCTAGGCCTTACTCAGTTTTGATGATTTGATACATGATACCAGAGATCTTATATGGAAAACGGGTTTTGGCATACATTTTTCatcatcttttattatattaagaaaacagACTGGTAAGTGGCGCATCTGATATTAAGTGGTGACCgttgcccatagacaatggcattgtaagaaatattaaccatccctacCATTGCGCCTCCAATCTCGAGAACTAAGAATTTATGTTCCTTATATCTGAATTTATACTGGGTCACACATGCTTCAAGCCGGAATACAACGATATGGAGTATTGCTGCATGGcgat
This Nymphalis io chromosome 21, ilAglIoxx1.1, whole genome shotgun sequence DNA region includes the following protein-coding sequences:
- the LOC126776663 gene encoding MATH and LRR domain-containing protein PFE0570w-like, coding for MSAFILILIFIVTVCDSLSIGVNRNVTKRDTDVNFFPDWVPFKNKHGDELGEFIDVAKPKPKKRLAPPVNFIMRAVADSEADDYYDKSQGGGDSDDYYEKKEWSDQNRPGQKVDSIKLVNNTNLSDIEGIVNIITKPSDNPVLKALKQGRKSSRRNNDKPKRENEEEFVVKRDSEDSVREVNENKETVSDSKNENEETNSDSKNEDTLQEKSLEKNEEDTEEKDEDDDKIENEDKGKTDDDSEGTGQKEENKEVSKKNDDNESADYDETTMENEKNEPDKNDVEKNEKERENEEKKAKILNSVDELKQRHADEQRSISEKIKEEEMFEEELERELERTGTKRHSNDKYAHPGAKWKKITKDYDDFEDQEPSFKDKYKINQLKTTTTATTTTRTTTSPIKTTKQRRKTNKIEDAKLSVFRNPNLYTVNDDDDYLTTTSRPKKSRIRKPEKFSSKYSDSDNVRISLVPVDTDSKEGEPTLFFPKMRKNKRKFKIKTTTPIPDNTADFSEEKIIDRKNRPASRTDSHTESSPSASDAYSSASNTAPSAETGPSADDSDAAHASTEKKESKKEGNYHRETGGDKEHHSEHDEEHEEHGRKAYEGVHKDTKTNKGHHDKEEHLDKYDDHGGIDKRHHKEDDHYGSHHHEEHGKKHAKYEESGKHSKGHSTKGSHDIHKKDEYEKKVEFFEEEGDMGDEELDGGYHSDKEHSSGGHFKKDDLQAGYEVFAKGDRGDFAKGGHGHNHQGHGSSGGHDSHHKHGNRHFKAEGRDHGKKWVYHHGHPAKTANLVIIDRRADAYQHGPQYYG